The Spinacia oleracea cultivar Varoflay chromosome 2, BTI_SOV_V1, whole genome shotgun sequence DNA segment TAAGTATataagtatataatatattgttggcttcatcttaatatatattttcaaaatattaatatttatacaagtttttataatatgtagttaaagatattggtggtcaaagttgtgcattaacAAGCGTGTCAAGtagaaacggtgcgagtattaagggacggagggagtataacttATTGACATATATTACTCAAGTGAGAAAGCAACATTATATTGCAAACTCCATAAAGTATTCTTTCCCAACTTCATTCTTTTATCTTACATGTTCCAAACAACAAACTCCTCCCATGTTTCCAAACAACCCTTCTGTTTCATCATCCATTAATTCTCTTTCTCCTTCTCATATGGTCGATCTCTGTGCTCACTCTCTTCTGTTCAAACTAATTTACGTTACTAGTTACGAGCAACTTTAAGCAAATAAACAAAGAATGTTACGCTACGAATGGAACAACAATCATTCTTCCCCTCCTCCTAACCTAATTCTCTCCGATATCGACCTCCACCACCATCATAATCACAATCATAATAGTTATAATCATAACCATGATTTCTCCACTCCTCCTTCCTCACACCGTCCGATGTTCGACGACTCATTTTCGATGCCCTGTACCTTCCCACAGGATAACAATCCCCAACAAGTCCCACTATTTTCCGACCCACGCGCTTTCCCTACAGCTGCCTCTTCCTCCTTACTCACCCTCGAGTCTCTCTCCTCTGTCATGCATATCCCTAAGGCTGAACCCGATATTTTTACCAACCGTCCTATCGGTTTAAACTTAGGCCGCCGCACTTACTTCTCTGCCGATGACGACCTCATCAGCCGGCTCTACCGCCGTTCCAGGGCGGTTGAGCCTGCGTTGCACACCCCGAAATGTCAAGTTGAAGGTTGCAATGCT contains these protein-coding regions:
- the LOC110788990 gene encoding squamosa promoter-binding-like protein 8 — protein: MLRYEWNNNHSSPPPNLILSDIDLHHHHNHNHNSYNHNHDFSTPPSSHRPMFDDSFSMPCTFPQDNNPQQVPLFSDPRAFPTAASSSLLTLESLSSVMHIPKAEPDIFTNRPIGLNLGRRTYFSADDDLISRLYRRSRAVEPALHTPKCQVEGCNADLSNAKHYHRRHKVCEFHSKASTVIAAGLTQRFCQQCSRFHLLSEFDNGKRSCRKRLADHNRRRRKSNNQRTLPTVLSMSPGENAQTSPSQNTLRSPSDSGMNSSSSVTIAVSPPRVSFDSSFMQRSYE